CATTTCAAAGCGCTCATTGTCGCACTATGTATTAAAATTGCCATTGGGTTCGTGGTAGGGCTCTAGTTACTTTAATCGTTACATCTACCACTTCATTTACTTCTGCCATAATTTGTTCGGCATCTGCTTGCGGTGGGATGTGTGTCACTACTAATTCTTTTACTTGCGCACGATTTGCAAGTGTTGCTACTTCTTCACTTGTCATGTGCAACACATTTTGTCCAAATGAGCGACTAAAATTTGTATCCGCCACTAAAACATCAGCGCCGGCCGCAAATGCTACTAACGAGTCTTGCCAACCAGAATCAGCAGTATAAACCAGAACTTTGCCAGTGGACATTTCTTCTAAACGAATCGCTGCACATTCTACTGGATGCGTTGTTTGAATAAATCTTACATTAAATGGTCCAATAGTCATCGGTTCTTCTATTCGATACGGCAGCGCCTGAGTTGACACATCCTCCATCATTATCGGCCACAAATGCGAGTGTTCATTTATATACACTGGAATCATTCCGTGTTCACTCGCCGGCTTTTTCAAGAAAAACAAATGTTGGAAAACACCAATATCAGCACTGTGGTCGGGGTGGTCATGACTGAGCCATACGGCATTTAGCTGATTAACAGGCAAATAATGTTCAATCGCTAAAGCAGAACCACTACCGGCATCCAATAATAAATGAAATTGTCCATCTGTTGAGGTGACGACAAAGGATGTTGTGCCATTGTCACCCATTGGATATCCTCCGGCTGAACCTATACAATATAATTTCATTGCGTATCACCTACGCATTGTTGCGAATTTGTTGGACACTTTCTTTATTTAAGCGTTTAACAATAGCTGTTACTAAGCGAATCATATTTTTATAATCCTCTTCATGAATTATTGAGGTGTGTGAATGTAAATAACGTACCGGTACAGTAATCGCAATCGAAGGAATACCATCTAGACTTTGATGTTGTGACCCAGCATCAGTACCTCCACCTGTAATAAATGTGTATTGGAATGGAATACCTTCTTCTTCCGCAATATCAATGACAAATTCACGCAATCCTTTATGTGCAATCATTGATGCATCATATAAAATCACTTGTGGTCCTTTACCTAACTCGCTGTCTGCTTCTTTCGGAGTCATACCCGGCGTATCACCAGCTGTCCCTGTATCTAACGCAATCGTAATATCAGGTCGTAATAAATGCGTAGCAACTTTCGCTCCACGTAAGCCTACTTCTTCTTGTACATTCGCTCCGGCAAATAATACCGTTTCATGACCTGATGCTGCTAATTCACGTAACACTTCAATCGCTACTGCCACACCAATACGGTTATCCCATGCTTTACCTAATAAAAATGGCGTACCATTTAAACGACGTGTCTCAATATACGGCGTAATCATATCACCAGGACGAATGCCCCAAGATAATACTTCATCTTTTGAACTAGCACCTAAATCAACAAAAACATCCTGTAAATCAACCGGTTGTTTGCGTGCTTCAGCTGATAACACATGCGGTGGTTTTGAACCTGTGACACCATGGAAAGTTTTGCCTTCACGTGTCGTAACCGTCACTTGTTGCGCCAGTACAACTTGACTCCACCAACCACCTATTGGCACAAATTTTAAAAATCCTTTATCGGTAATTTGACTGACCATAAAACCAACTTCATCCATGTGCCCGGCAATCATCACGCGTGGTCCCTCAGCATTACCTGTATGTTGTGCAAACACGCCACCTAATCCATCTTCTAAAAAGGTTTCCGCCACATCTTTCGTTGACTCTTTAAACAATTGACGAATTTGCCCTTCGTTTGCGCCAATACCATTGGCTTGCGTTAATTGAACTAATAATTCTTCATTAATTGACACTGTTACATCACTCCTTCTTCTGGTTCGCTCGGCTTGACTTGACATCTGCTTCAAA
The genomic region above belongs to Aerococcaceae bacterium zg-1292 and contains:
- a CDS encoding MBL fold metallo-hydrolase; the protein is MKLYCIGSAGGYPMGDNGTTSFVVTSTDGQFHLLLDAGSGSALAIEHYLPVNQLNAVWLSHDHPDHSADIGVFQHLFFLKKPASEHGMIPVYINEHSHLWPIMMEDVSTQALPYRIEEPMTIGPFNVRFIQTTHPVECAAIRLEEMSTGKVLVYTADSGWQDSLVAFAAGADVLVADTNFSRSFGQNVLHMTSEEVATLANRAQVKELVVTHIPPQADAEQIMAEVNEVVDVTIKVTRALPRTQWQF
- a CDS encoding M42 family metallopeptidase → MSINEELLVQLTQANGIGANEGQIRQLFKESTKDVAETFLEDGLGGVFAQHTGNAEGPRVMIAGHMDEVGFMVSQITDKGFLKFVPIGGWWSQVVLAQQVTVTTREGKTFHGVTGSKPPHVLSAEARKQPVDLQDVFVDLGASSKDEVLSWGIRPGDMITPYIETRRLNGTPFLLGKAWDNRIGVAVAIEVLRELAASGHETVLFAGANVQEEVGLRGAKVATHLLRPDITIALDTGTAGDTPGMTPKEADSELGKGPQVILYDASMIAHKGLREFVIDIAEEEGIPFQYTFITGGGTDAGSQHQSLDGIPSIAITVPVRYLHSHTSIIHEEDYKNMIRLVTAIVKRLNKESVQQIRNNA